CTCTCAATTTAAAAGAAAATTGGTTCACCAACATCATAACCAcactataaaaaaaatacataataGCTAGTGAAACATGAATTTTCCAGTGGCACACAACTCACAAAAGAGTATGATGATCCATAGTATATGAAAACTTTCAGTTCTGTGATAGGAGACATTTCAGAATGGAACAATTATTTACCATGCAAATCTGAATTTTTCTGGATGGGATGAACTCAAAGAGTGTATTTTCtttaaagaaagaaaggaaatgcTGCTGATGAATGTGAAATAGGTACATAAAACATGCTTACTTGTTCTCCCTGGTTGGTAGAATTCTATCATGGGAAGAAGACGAGCGGCCAGCTGCGCTGGCTGCAGCAGCCTTTGCCTTTCTCCTAATCTGCTCCTTTAGCCGTTCTCTCAATTCAAGGATCTCCTTCTGTCCCTCTAGAGGTTCTTCCTCCTCAACATACTCATCCCCGGCACCTGAACCATCCTCCTCATACTCATCTTGATCATAATACTCATCTCCGTACTCATCCTCCATTGCTCGATGGTAACCCTACATGACAATCATCATCATTTGCACAGATTTTTCAAGATTGTCAATACTAAGGCTCCCTCTTTGTTTTGTTATAATTACTTTCCACAGAGCAAATCACAAATGAGACATGGTCCCCTGTCTACCTCAGTTTTTCTCCATCCAATAAACTAACCTGGCATTTCCATGATACACTAATTTCACCTTGAAATGTGATTTATAGTGCTTTTAAGGATCATAGGTCATAAGTGGTCGAGCGTAAGCACAATTAAGTGTAAAAATTAGAGCTTACATTGGTCTCATACTCGTAGCCCCTCATTATCACCAGGATCCCGTCGTATCAGCCTCAAAATCCCCAAATCCCCTGAATCAGAGAAATTTAACTTCCATAAGTTTCAGAGCTCCATATGAATCTTTCTGACAATGTCCACGTGAAGTAGACAACCATCAAATCGGGACCAAATACACATCGAACCGACATCGATTGACCCTAAAATTCCTGTGCAAAGGGGCTCAAACCATTGCCCAGGCACCTAATCGGCCAAATACCGCCCCAGACGCGACGCAAGGAATGGCGCATCTAGGGTTTCGACGGAGACCGCGGGGCGAATCtgggacgccgcggcggcaaAGCAACCGTAGGAAACCAACGAATTCGAGCCACCGGTTTGGAGACCTCACCTCGGGGAGCGGAGACGTCTCgttccgcgccggccgcggggaTTGGACTCGCCCGACGGCTGTCGCGCGACGCAGCTGGATCAGAAGTCGCCGAGGGGGTGCGGTCCGGGCCGtccgcgggagcggcggcggcgcccgagcgCCGGGCAGGcacggggcggaggcggcgggcgatcAGAGCCCGCGGCACGGCCGCCGCGGGGAACGGCGGGGGTCGCCTCCGCGGCCGAGGCGGGGCGGGCCGGCGTGGGGGCAGCGAGGCTTTTGGCTTTCGTTGGGTGGAAATGGGAAGCAGGGCGGAGGCAGGCAGAGGGTTGAGCCTGGCGCACAGTTAAATAGGCGTTTCGCCTGCGCCGGGTAAGAAACCTGACGTCGCCGCGGCTCAGATGTCTCTGGAACCTCCGCATGGCGCATTGGGCTTCTTGTTTTGGCATCTGCTGCGAGGGCCCAATCGCGAGCTAGGACGCTGCAGGCCCGTTTCCTTGCCCAAAAAACGTTGCTTTCGCCAACAACACCGCGACGACGAGCAGAGTCCGAAAAGAATGGGAGAGCTCGAGCCTGGGCCTTTTGGTCCCCTACTCCTCTCTTGACAGCAAAAGGGAAGTGACGTTGCGTAGTGCTTTTTTGGTAACATGGTGCCTGTCAGTCACTTCACTTCCAAGTTGTAAACCGGCGACGCAGGCTTTCAGACCTGTTTATctagggtgtttgggaggaggggactaaattttagtcccttcacgtcgaatgtttgacactaattaggagtattaaacctagattaattataaaattaattacacaacctctaggctaaatcgcgagacgaatttattaagtctaattagtccatgatttgacaacgtggtgctacagtaaccattcgctaatgatggattaattaggcttaatagattcgtctcacgatttagcctaggggttctgcaattagttttgtaattagcttatgtttggtccttctaattagtatccgaacattcgatatgacaaggctaaagtttagcccccggTATCCAAACGCCCCCGAACTATTCCGTAGCTTTGCCATCCAACGTTTGATGCTTGCCAAATTCTTGCAAGTAAGTGCATGTTTGGTTCttttagggtgcgtttggttccgaggacgggacgggacgatcccattTTTGCCAGTGTTTGGTTAGGAAGCATACGGGATGGGATCGTCCCTAGTAGGGAATATACCGCAAATATCCGGGACGTTACCGTTCGCcaaaaacgagcggacggggtcGTCCCACTTTAACACCGTCGCCCCCCGTCTGTCATGCAAGAGGGAGCAACAGCAAGCAGGCGAGCTCCGCGCGCGACCGCGCGGGCGAGCTGGAGCTCCGTCGCGGCCCTCCATGGTTGGCGTGGGCAAGCTCCGCCGCGGGCGCACGGACGAGCTGGAGCCGCGACCGGAGCTCctgcgggcggaggcgggcgcgaCCGGGGCGGACGCGGCCGAAGCTCCTGCGGGTGCGGCCGGGGCGGAtgtgggcggaggcgggggcgccCGGGAGGATCAGGGGGCGACGGGGTGGAGcaagggcggcgcgggcgtgacccaggggcggcggtggggtggatCGGGGGGTAGCGGGGTGACCCAAGGgcagcaggggcggcggcgggttggagcaggggcggcgccgcgggtgGAGCAGGTGAGGCTATCGTGGCGCAGGTGGATGAAGAAGATGTTGTTAGTATGACAAGTGGGCTCCACAAACGGTGTTTAACGGAAGGAGAAAACGGTGCTCATCCCGTCTGTtgcaatctctccaaccaaacaaaaaattgggacGAACCCATCCCATTTAACCAAACATaaaatgggatcatcccatcctaGAAAACTGGGATGGGACCGTCCCGTCctacattgtctcccatccaaacaTATGCTTAGTGTCCGGAGTAGAGTTTAGTCCTGCCTTATTCGGATCCAGGAACTAAAGGTCATTAAAGCAGATGAatgaccaaaatacccctaatTAATGCACAAAATCTGCATCCTACATAACAATAATGAGGAGCAGGGGCGGTTCTCGTGAGCCTTTAGTCATCCCAAAAGATTAGAAGACTAATCCTTTAGTCCTCCCCTCTGTTTTGAAGTTTATACGGATTAAAAGAGATCAAAAGAGAGGTCATGAAATCAAACAGGACCAAACATTCCTGCACTTAGAACAGTACAAGCTTGCAACTGCAACACAACTTTTCACAAGCATTCTCTCTGTTCGTCGGGGGAAAAAAACGCTCTCTCTGGACGGTCCACAGGCTAAGCAAGGTTGGCAGGATACAGAAATGAAGGGAGCATAGTCTGTTAACTGTTGATCAGGGAGCATACAGAAATGAAGGGATACACACACGAAAAACTTGGCAACTCTTAACATCCAAAAACACATTTAGTCACAGAGAGTCAGAAACTCCTCGACCACAAGCCATTAACAAGAAGGGAACATAGTCACAGAGTAATGCGCTATCATGTGCTTAGCCTCGGATTCACTTCTGAACAGGAAATATAACATGAGCACATAGCTCGTTCAGTTTACAACCAAAATTCTCTGTATATCTATTGCTGATTGCCCTTCTTGTGCAACAAAAACCATTCCAAAAGCATAGCGATTCTGATACACCTCGGTACAGCAGTACCTTACCAAGTTACCATGCTCTGGTGTCAAGAGGTTACCTTCCTGAAGTGTCATGTACTATTCAGTTCTACACTAGTACTTATATCACAGCAACTACTGGGACATACTATGCTATCCTCTGAAGATCTAAGATCAAAATAGCGGTTAGATTGCTGGGACAGGAGGATGGAACTTCATTTCGCAGATCGACGAGCCAACCACTCTTCTTTGGTCAAACCGTAGTAGACTGCTTTGCGTCCAGGCCACAAGAGAAAATTCCAGCCAATGGGAGATCCACCGATGACATAAGACCCTTGCGGGAGTCTACCCTGCTGCTTTGTATGATCTGTTGTCTTACTTGGTCCGGCCCCCTTTTTCGTCTCCACCAGTAACCTATGTGCTGCAGTGTCTGAGTTATCAGCACGAAATTTCCAGCCAGGCTTGTCAGAGGAACTTGACTTCTCTGAGGATGGAACTTTTCCAGCATGCTTATCCTTGGGAGCTCTATCTGCAGGTTTGTCGAGCGGTTTCACAGGCTCAGCAGCAGAGGACAGATCAAGCCGCATTTTCTTGGATAATTCCATGACATCTTTCATCTCTGTAAGACAAAAGAAGAGCAGAAGACACACAAGTTAGCTTTAACTATCTCAAGAATTTGTATGCACACATATGCATGAAAAAACATATGTGTAAAATCATTCAAATATAAGGCCCACATACTCAAAACATGTATTTATGATCACAAGGGCACCACTATTGCTGACCTTTTCAGATGCATTTTGAAAGTAAGCTGCTGATTAGTGAATTTCCAGTCACCAATAATTTAGTGCAGAGTTCTATTCTTTCTTTTGAATTTACACAGCAGCTTGTTTCGAACGATAGCTGCTTCTGAGTAGAGCATATTATCAAAAAAGAATTCCATACAAGTTTTATACCAAATGTAGAACACGATAATGTGACAAAGGCAGGACTTAGGTGGAAGGCATTCAAACGCAATAATACACTTACATGATAGATAAATTGAATGTAACATACTAATAGTCACAGATGGGTTAACCACACAGAGGAGTGCACATTTGAGAGGAACTAAAAAACATCATAGCCacttttcaggaaaaaaaaaacatcatagCGCCTGAGGTTGTCATACTTATGTAGTTATGTTGCAACCCACAGTCCACAGATAGCAATATGGTTTTCTATAAAATGATGATAGGCAACAGATAATGGTTAAATTTCAAAATCTTCTAACATAACACTATCTTTAGTGCAGACCATGATCACTGAAATACATTGGGAAATTCCACATATTGTTCCAATATGACGGACCAGTCACTTACCTTTCAAGATCTCAACAGCAGCATCTTTCTTTTCTGAGTCAGTTCCTTGGCAAACCTTCATTCCACCAAATGTAAACAATTTTAGAACTCATTGCTATTTTAAATGTAACCAATGACATGACAAGCAAAGAAGATATGAGATATACTAGCATTCACATTGGCAAAGGTAGTAATATATTTCTCAAAAAAATGTACTTCAATTCCACATATATCAACATTGAAAGGCACGCAGACATGGCTGGTTAACCTGATCACTTAGACCAGTACTGCCTCCATCACTTGAACTCTTATTTCAATTTGATCTTAGGATGCACTTCTCCCCATCATATCATAATTTTCACTTGCAAGACACTACCTAAAAACTATTATGACTATGAAGTCAGCACACAGTTTTCTGTTCAAGCGTCAATAGAAACTTCCACAACTCCATTCAGAAGCACAATATTACCACCAGTGCTATACCCTGAAACAACGCAGACAAAAACATTCCTGCATGTTGAATTCGGAATATGTAGTGCAATACCACATGTATCAACAAAAAAGTGCACACAAACATGGTGAGCCAACCTGATCACTTAAGACCACATCCATCCCTTGAACTTCGATTCCGTTTTGTATCATTAGTTCAGTACGTACTCGTCCTCATCAGACCACAAAGAGAAACCGCCTAAGGATGTGGATTATGAACTTCAGCACTACAATTTCAGTTCAAGCGTCGATAAGATCTTCCGCTATTTCATTCACAAGCACAATACAATCTCCAGTGCTCTGCCCTGAAACATCGAAGCAAAACATCCCTACGTGCTGAATTTCTAAATGatcgtgcgtgcgtgcgtgctagAGGCTACTGCTGCAACTATCGCTGGATGGAAATTGGAACTCGAGGATGTTAGCTAGGGTTTTGAGCGGGTACCTGAAGGAAGCGGCCGCGGAGATTCGCGACGGTTTATCTGATCGTGTAGTACGGCGAGCGCTGAAaccccacctcctccaccttccgCCTCTTTGGCGGCGCCTCGGACTCAACGCCGgaaggaggagcaggcggcggcggctgctgctgctccaggCTGGTGGTTTTCGTCGTCGACTccgacggcggaggcggatggGCGGGGATGGTGGCCGGAGGGCCATCGCGGCTGCGTGGAGGCCTGGAGGGAAATGGGGGGCGGTTTGGAGGCGAGACGACCCATAACAATGGGGATTTGGACTAGAATGCTCTTACGTTATCGAACCAAgagtttccaaaaaaatttcccccgTAACGAGATACTGGAGGCTACGCTAAAAAAAACTTCCTAAAAACATATGAGGTCACGACAGAACGGAAAAAACTACTTCCTAATATTTATCACGTTATCGTAACTGGGTCTACCTTTGGAACGAAGCCCTCCTCTGCCTCCGGAGCTCCATCCAGATTTGCGCTAAAAAGGTTTGATTCAAGCTGCAGAGGAGCTTTTGTATCTTGAACAGTTTCTTCAACGCTCGAATCAACTAAAGTTTTGCTCTTCTCGATTGCATCCAGTGGTTTGCTGCTGCCATTGTCACTGAAGATGCTGGAGAATGGACAAGAGCTGAATTCTTCGTTCGAGAAGCTTGACATCactgggtctgttcgcttcagcttataagccggctgaaaagctgaaacggctgatttgttgtaagagaaaaatactgtttggtggctgataagccggttgaataagCTCAAGCGAACAGACCGACTGTTCTTGGGCTGGGTGAAGGAAGCATCCAACCCTCCATCAATGTTCTGCGGTTGTCAGTTCGGACTGAAACTTTTAAAGCAAATAGCAAACCGCGAGGTGAGGGGCGTCCAgcccggcgcaggcgcggagcACCTACGGGAGGAGGAACCTCTCCTGCACAGCCCCGCGACGCACATGGACGCGAATGCCTCGCACGACGCGCCCCACCACCGCGCGCGGACGCAGGCGCCGATCTCCCGCGTGTAGGGCCCGGGATCTCGCTCCCGCTCCTGTGTTAGCCGCGCGTGCGCGTGGTGAGGCGACACATGCCCCTGCCACTGCGGTGCGCCCTCGAGCAAGGTGAGGCGACACATGCCCCTGCCTCTGCGGTGCGCCCTCGAGCAAGTAGCGGTGCTGCGCGTGGGTGGATGGGTGGCGGGAAGatggaaagaagagaaaaaaataatggaTTGGGGAGGAACACTTACACTAAAATATACACGGTGGCAGGCTATTTTTTAGTGTCACGAAAAAATTGGGGAagttttgggtggactgttggagtttgttttttctcttttttcctaaaaaggatattgggggtaagattagcggTCTCTTAGAGCTACTCTTACTTCTCCTAACAAGGCTGCAACTATTTTTTTTCCGAATCATGTATAGGCACACTCACCCCTACGAGGCTACGTACACGCATGCAACCTTCCTCACGATGAGTACCTCCGAAAAACTAAGGTCATATTTGTTTGAACTTCGTGGCAGCTTTTTAGCGCGAAAAGCTATAAGTTCAttcaaacaataattttctcgtATAGCTTCCGAAAAGCTAGAAGTCCAGAAAAGttgagtttatatgaaaagctggAAAGCAAtagctttttgagctcagaaagctaaacactTCTTGTAAAAGTTAGTGTTagcttttcagaagaaaaagcCAGCATCAACTTTTCAGAAAAGATCAAAAGTTGCAGCTAATAGGTCCTAAGTCAGCAAATGCTAGATATTGGATAAACATATACAACTAagtttatactccctccgttccaaattgtagatctttttagttttttagtccatagatattattatttatctagatatagggtatatctaggtgcataataatatatataatttggaatggagggagtactgttCGAATGATGACATGGTATTGTACTATTTTAGCCAATGATACACCTTGTGGGAAAATAATGTAACGCTAAAGATTGGATAAACATAAATCACACATCGTAGTATTGGATGGAAGGGTCGAACAATAAATCATGCAAGTCTTCTTTGAAATGAAAAATGTTTTAGGGACATCATTTTTGTTGGAATATTATTGAATCACTCTAGTAGGAATTGAGAAAAATTCGTGTGGGATCCATTAACTACTTTCGCATTTTAGAGGGTTTTTAACATGAACTAGGACCTTATCATTAGATTTTATAAGACACTTGAATTTGATAATCCAACCTTCTTTTACCGAAAAAC
This portion of the Setaria viridis chromosome 7, Setaria_viridis_v4.0, whole genome shotgun sequence genome encodes:
- the LOC117864802 gene encoding LOW QUALITY PROTEIN: uncharacterized protein (The sequence of the model RefSeq protein was modified relative to this genomic sequence to represent the inferred CDS: substituted 1 base at 1 genomic stop codon) codes for the protein MCRLTLLEGAPQWQGHVSPHHAHARLTQERERDPGPYTREIGACVRARWWGASCEAFASMCVAGLCRRGSSSRRCSAPAPGWTPLTSRIFSDNGSSKPLDAIEKSKTLVDSSVEETVQDTKAPLQLESNLFSANLDGAPEAEEGFVPKSKSPLLWVVSPPNRPPFPSRPPRSRDGPPATIPAHPPPPSESTTKTTSLEQQQPPPPAPPSGVESEAPPKRRKVEEVGFQRSPYYTIRXTVANLRGRFLQVCQGTDSEKKDAAVEILKEMKDVMELSKKMRLDLSSAAEPVKPLDKPADRAPKDKHAGKVPSSEKSSSSDKPGWKFRADNSDTAAHRLLVETKKGAGPSKTTDHTKQQGRLPQGSYVIGGSPIGWNFLLWPGRKAVYYGLTKEEWLARRSAK